From a single Miscanthus floridulus cultivar M001 chromosome 8, ASM1932011v1, whole genome shotgun sequence genomic region:
- the LOC136471876 gene encoding tetraspanin-8-like codes for MARPRCSNAVFASFNVLTLLLGAAVLAWGILAGAPHHGGGGATDCQRFLRTPALILGTAVMVVSMAGIAGACCRASLLLWLYLFLAALLILAVLCFGVFAIAVTNAGAGQAVSGRGFKEYRLGDYSSWLRRRVENDRTWGRIRSCLAEAGVCGSLQSNRTFNEFVNDNLSPVQSGCCKPPTECNFAYLNETYWMKPSGPSNSSNPDCDTWSNDQSELCYACQSCKAGVLANLKNSWKKIAIINAAFIALLIVVYSLGCCVLRNNRRQKYTLVGK; via the exons ATGGCACGGCCTCGTTGCAGCAACGCCGTCTTCGCGTCCTTCAACGTGCTCACCCTCCTCCTCGGCGCGGCCGTGCTCGCGTGGGGCATCTTAGCCGGCGCGCCCCACCACGGCGGGGGCGGCGCAACCGACTGCCAGCGCTTCCTCCGCACGCCGGCCCTGATCCTGGGCACGGCCGTCATGGTCGTCTCCATGGCCGGCATCGCGGGTGCGTGCTGCCGCGCGTCTCTGCTCCTGTGGCTCTACCTCTTCCTAGCGGCGCTGCTCATCCTCGCCGTGCTCTGCTTCGGCGTCTTCGCGATCGCCGTCACCAACGCCGGGGCCGGCCAGGCCGTGTCGGGGAGAGGGTTCAAGGAATACCGGCTCGGGGACTACTCCAGCTGGCTCAGACGGAGGGTGGAGAACGACCGCACCTGGGGAAGGATCAGGAGCTGCCTCGCGGAGGCCGGCGTGTGCGGGAGCTTGCAGAGCAACCGGACGTTCAATGAGTTCGTCAACGACAACCTCTCGCCGGTGCAG TCTGGATGCTGCAAGCCCCCAACTGAATGCAACTTCGCATACCTGAACGAGACCTACTGGATGAAGCCCTCAGGTCCTAGTAACTCGTCCAACCCTGACTGTGACACCTGGTCCAACGACCAGTCTGAGCTCTGCTACGCCTGCCAGTCTTGCAAGGCCGGCGTCCTGGCTAATCTCAAGAACAGCTGGAAGAAGATTGCCATCATCAACGCTGCGTTCATCGCGCTCCTCATCGTCGTCTACTCCCTCGGATGCTGCGTGCTTCGGAACAACCGGCGGCAAAAGTACACCCTGGTTGGGAAGTAG
- the LOC136471877 gene encoding transcription factor IBH1-like 1 encodes MHAPRKFKKAFMAQLLLSLREAGQASKSMGLRERRDAVRLSSDVAMALASARARPSAAALRSTAWARALVARHAAEQRNEALLRRIMGGAGYEMAAAAARVRKEARSRRIVRRSHWVCSGAAGRKRRSSLQLAAGSGGGGGGSRCSAMAAARRMVRARLQVLRSLVPGGEAMRGLSLLSETLDYVVCLKTQVELLQCLCKGSRSQLG; translated from the coding sequence ATGCATGCTCCGAGGAAGTTCAAGAAGGCCTTCATGGCGCAGCTCCTGCTGAGCCTGCGCGAGGCCGGCCAGGCGTCCAAGTCCATGGGCCTCCGGGAGCGCCGGGACGCCGTGCGGCTCTCCTCGGACGTGGCGATGGCGCTGGCGTCCGCACGGGCCCGCCCAAGCGCGGCGGCGCTGCGCTCGACGGCGTGGGCACGCGCGCTCGTCGCGAGGCACGCGGCGGAGCAGCGCAACGAGGCGCTCCTGCGCCGCATCATGGGCGGCGCCGGCTACGagatggccgcggcggcggcgagggtcaGGAAGGAAGCCCGGAGCAGGAGGATCGTGCGGAGGTCGCACTGGGTATGCAGCGGCGCCgccgggaggaagaggaggagctcgCTACAGCTGGCAGCGggcagcggcggaggcggaggcggcagcAGATGCAGTGCAATGGCGGCGGCCAGGAGGATGGTGAGGGCGAGGCTGCAGGTGCTGAGGAGCCTTGTGCCGGGAGGGGAGGCGATGCGTGGCCTCTCCCTGCTCTCCGAGACGCTGGACTACGTTGTGTGCCTCAAGACGCAGGTGGAGCTCTTGCAATGCCTCTGCAAAGGATCCCGTTCCCAGTTGGGCTGA